In one window of Micromonospora cathayae DNA:
- the atpD gene encoding F0F1 ATP synthase subunit beta encodes MTVSAVAGGPAETKTATGRVVRVIGPVVDAEFPRDAMPALFNALHVDVTLSGGEKTLTLEVAQHLGDNMVRAISMQPTDGLVRGAGVRDTGSPIRVPVGDTVKGRVFNAIGECLNLAEGETLTPDDHWGIHRKAPAFADLEPKTEMLETGIKVIDLLAPYVKGGKIGLFGGAGVGKTVLIQEMITRVARNFGGTSVFAGVGERTREGNDLIAEMTESGVIDKTALVYGQMDEPPGTRLRVALSALTMAEYFRDVKKQEVLLFIDNIFRFTQAGSEVSTLLGRMPSAVGYQPTLADEMGELQERITSVRGQAITSLQAIYVPADDYTDPAPATTFAHLDATTNLERSISDKGIYPAVDPLASSSRILAPEFVGAEHFAVATEVKRILQKYKDLQDIIAILGIEELSEEDKLTVGRARRIERFLSQNTYAAEQFTGVPGSTVPIKETIEAFKKIAEGEYDHFPEQAFFMCGGLDDLERKAAELMKED; translated from the coding sequence ATGACTGTATCCGCAGTTGCTGGTGGACCAGCTGAGACCAAGACGGCCACGGGTCGCGTGGTCCGGGTCATCGGCCCGGTCGTCGACGCCGAGTTCCCGCGCGACGCCATGCCGGCCCTGTTCAACGCCCTGCACGTCGACGTGACGCTCTCCGGCGGCGAGAAGACGCTGACCCTGGAGGTCGCCCAGCACCTGGGTGACAACATGGTCCGCGCCATCTCGATGCAGCCGACCGACGGTCTGGTCCGTGGCGCCGGGGTGCGCGACACCGGCTCGCCGATCCGGGTGCCGGTGGGCGACACGGTCAAGGGCCGGGTGTTCAACGCCATCGGCGAGTGCCTCAACCTCGCCGAGGGCGAGACGCTCACCCCGGACGACCACTGGGGTATCCACCGCAAGGCCCCGGCCTTCGCGGACCTGGAGCCGAAGACCGAGATGCTGGAGACCGGCATCAAGGTCATCGACCTGCTCGCCCCGTACGTCAAGGGTGGCAAGATCGGCCTGTTCGGCGGCGCGGGCGTGGGCAAGACGGTGCTCATCCAGGAGATGATCACCCGGGTGGCCCGGAACTTCGGTGGTACCTCGGTCTTCGCCGGCGTGGGTGAGCGCACCCGTGAGGGCAACGACCTGATCGCCGAGATGACCGAGTCCGGCGTCATCGACAAGACCGCGCTGGTCTACGGCCAGATGGACGAGCCGCCGGGCACCCGGCTGCGGGTCGCCCTCTCCGCGCTGACCATGGCGGAGTACTTCCGCGACGTGAAGAAGCAGGAGGTGCTGCTCTTCATCGACAACATCTTCCGCTTCACCCAGGCCGGTTCCGAGGTGTCCACCCTGCTGGGCCGGATGCCGAGCGCGGTGGGTTACCAGCCGACCCTGGCCGACGAGATGGGCGAGCTCCAGGAGCGGATCACCTCGGTCCGGGGCCAGGCCATCACCTCGCTCCAGGCGATCTACGTGCCGGCGGACGACTACACCGACCCCGCTCCGGCCACCACGTTCGCCCACCTCGACGCGACCACCAACCTGGAGCGGTCGATCTCCGACAAGGGCATCTACCCGGCGGTGGACCCGCTGGCGTCCTCGTCCCGGATCCTCGCCCCGGAGTTCGTCGGCGCCGAGCACTTCGCGGTGGCGACCGAGGTCAAGCGGATCCTCCAGAAGTACAAGGACCTCCAGGACATCATCGCCATCCTCGGTATCGAGGAGCTCTCCGAGGAGGACAAGCTCACCGTCGGCCGGGCCCGGCGGATCGAGCGGTTCCTGTCGCAGAACACCTACGCCGCCGAGCAGTTCACCGGCGTGCCGGGCTCGACGGTCCCGATCAAGGAGACCATCGAGGCGTTCAAGAAGATCGCCGAGGGTGAGTACGATCACTTCCCCGAGCAGGCGTTCTTCATGTGCGGCGGCCTGGACGACCTGGAGCGTAAGGCTGCGGAGCTGATGAAGGAGGACTGA